GAGACTGTAAAACAGTACTCCCTTATCCCTCTATGATCAATGTCTCCCACTTTCATTCCCTTAGTTACCTGTGTATTGGGATAAATAAGGCCACGTAATACACCAGATAATTGTGCTCTTAGGGGAATACCATTAACTGTAGCAATTATATCATTTATTTGCACTAAATCTCCTATCTCATGTTCCGGGATAATTTGCCCTTCATCTGGAGATCTTAAAAGACGCTTTTCAGATTCTCCTTCTATTTCGCCAGGTATCCCGGTATCTGGCAAAGCTCCTCCTTGGCATATTACTCTTCCTAAATAATGACCTCTCTTGGTTTCTATAACTGCATCTACATCAATGCCGGCTTGAAATCCCGGTCCTATGCCGATGACCAGTGCTGCCTGATCTTTGCTGGTTCCTAAATTGCGTTTAGCCATGATAGCATCTATTAAAATAAGAGGATGGTAGTATTCAATGGCTTTTCCTAAGGGATCAATTAAAATAGCTATTTTTTTACTATTTACAATTTCATCAGCTTGGTCATAAGTCTCGGCCAACACTCCTGTAATATTATCTATGCTACAGGAACCATGGAAAACTGCATTGGCAAAAGAAACCGGTAAGCGAATAGCCAAGGGATGCATTATTTCCAATATGATTATCTTAAACCCAGCATGGAATAAACGAACAGCTATCCCGGAAGCTAAATCCCCTCCTCCTCTAATTATGATTAATTCATTCTTGATATTCATCTCTCTTACACCATTTTTCTGGTATTTTCAAATAAGTTTTGGCTTTTATATAATCTTCTTCCTTATCAATATCAAATAAAATTGCATTATCTTTCATAGCAACTCTTTTCACCTTATCAGGATATGCTCTAATTAATATCCTTCCCCCTATGTCACCGGTTATTTTCATAAAATCTTCTTTCCAGGCTATATCAAAAAGAACTGGATTCCCAGAATTGCCCTGATAATAAGGAACAATTATCTCTTTGTTCCCCTTCTGGAAAGCCTTGATTAACAAATTGATAATATTAGAATTAATAAAAGGCTGATCACCTAACATTACACAAAAACCGTCAATATTCTGATGGTTATCTAATTCAGCCATGGCTTTTTGAAGGGAGGTACTCATCCCGTCTTTATAATCGGGATTAGAAACAACAGTTACCCTGTATTTTGTTCCTCTTTCTGTAATCTTCTGATCATCCGGTTGCACCACTAGAATAATTTTCCCTAATTTAGATTTTACTGCTGCTTCCAATACCCAGTCAATAACAGTCTTTGTACCTAAAGGTAACATTAGTTTGTGCTGGACAAATCTTTTCCCCTCTCCGGCAGCCAAAATTATACCAGCAATCATGTTATTTTACCACTAACCACTTTTAAAATTGAACTATCCTTCTGTAAGGTATCTCCTATTATAATAGCATTAATACGGGCTTGGTTATTCATCATAACTTGAAAAGCCACTTCTGTAGCAATGCTATCCTTTTCCCGATTGTTGACCTTATTAAGGAAAAGATATCGTCGAGCAAATTTAGGTGAATTTTTAAATAAACCAGCAGGATGGTTAATAAGGGCTACTATCACCTCGGTATTAATTTTTTTACCCCATTTTAAACCGGTTAAACTACTAAAAATAGATGATCGAAAAACATTTTCTTCCCCCAGCCGCAAACCAACAGCCTCTATTCCTATCACTCCCACTAAATCGGTAGTCATTTTAGGAACTACCGGCTCATAATAGGTGGGGGCCTTAATTGGTCTTCCTCTTGCCCCATCAGCCTCTACTATAAAAAAATCTGCTAATCCTTCTCGCCACCAGTAATTCAGATAAGAACGTTTCGGGCCTGTAAATTTCTCTCTCCCGTTTTCTATTAACCGCTGGTTTAGAAGTATTATTATTCCATTTTTATCCTGCTGAAAATAACTTTTAATATTTTCTTCCATTACCTGGGCATTGAAAGATTCAATGACTTGCCCTTCCTCTAAAAAAAGATTTAACTGGTCAGTGAACATTTTAGTGGTAGTAGTTAAAATAATTCTTTTCTTCTTTTCACGTAATTCCTCAGTTAAAATTTGAAGGATAGAACTCTTGCCACCCGCACCAACTAAAGATATGAAAGCCTTATCTTTTAATTTCAGAGCCTCACTTATCAGCATCTTCTTAACACCATAAGAATCTTATTAATTCAAATCAATCTTAAAAATAGTAAATCACTTAAATAATACAGAATTGCATTAAAATTCATCACTAATGTAAAATTATTCTTTTAATCAATTATACATAACAATCTGTATAATTTTTAATCTTTTTGAAGATAACCAACTATTTTTGACAGTTCATTTTATGGGCAGCAGAATTAATCGCTTTAATTATCTTTTTATAACCAGTACATCGGCATAAATTGCCCGATATAGCTATTTTGATCTCCTCTTCTGTGGGATTAGGATTTTTGTCTAATAACGCTTTGGCAGAGAGAATCATGCCAGGAGTACAAAAACCGCATTGTGAGGCACCTTCCTCCATAAAACTTTCTTGGAGAGGATGAAGTTTACCATTCTTTGCTAATCCTTCAATAGTAGTTATATTTTTACCGTTAACCTCTGCTGCCAGTACTAAGCAGGAATTAACGGCTAATCCATCAATAAGCACCGTACAAGCTCCGCATTCTCCAGTATCACATCCCCTCTTAGTACCAGTAAGACCTACTTCATTTCTAAGCAAATCTAATAATAAGGTATTTGGTTTCACCTTAAGTTCATAATGGTCACCATTTATGTTTACTTTTATATTTACCAAATGAGCCATAATCTTCTCCTTTGCTACTCTTCTATTTTCTTTAGAGCTTGGGTCAAGGCACGTCTTACATGAACCTTAACCATCTCTTTCCGATACTCTGCCCGAGAACGAGGCAGGCTTTCATGGGAAGCTATCTCAGCTGCTTGTTTAATAATATCGGCATCTACTCTTTTACCTTTTAGAAAATCTTCTGCTTTTTCTGCTCTCATAGGGGTAGGAGCTACAGAGCCTAATCCAATTCTTATATGGGTACATATTTTCTCTTCCATGTTATTTACAGTAAGTACTACACCTACTCCAACTAAGGTTTCGTCCTCTGCAGTTATTTTAGAATGCCATAGATATACTCCCCTACTATTGGGAGGTAAATCTGGTATTTGTATTTCAGTAATTAATTCTGCTCCCTGAAGAATATTTTTAAAGGGGGCAGTAAAAAAGTTTTGAATTGGAAGCAATCTTTCCCCGGCAGCACTTACTAATTTTAATCTGGCTTCTAAAGCAAGCAAGGCAGGGGGTGTGTCTGCAGAGGGGGAAGAGGTAGCAATATTACCAACAATAGTACCCCTGTTACGAGTCTGCACAGAACCTACTGCCAGAGAAGCCTCTTTCAGCAAACTAAACTTTTCTGGTAATAGCTGTGAACTGGATAAAATACCATGGGTTACTGTAGCGCCAATTCTCAAACCCTCTCCTTCCTTATAGTCAATATTATTCAGCTCTGAAATATTCTTTAAATCTATCACATATTCTGGAGTTAACTTTCTTTGTTTCATCTGAACTAAAAGATCAGTCCCTCCTGAAAATACTTTGGCTCTCTCTTTATATTGTGCTAAAAGAGAGACTGCTTCAGATAAAGTAGAAGGTGCGAAATACTCAAAATTATTAATCTTTTTTAACCTTATCATATTATTTTCCCTTCCTCCCTTTCATATTGTGTGTTACCTTCCTGAAATTTAAAACCATTTATCTCTTAACAATACCAGACTCTGTTTCTGTTTCCTTTTCCCTTTTTATTGGGCAGGAAATATTATGAATAAACTCTATCATAATATTTGGTATGTTTTAGATTATTTAAAATTCTATTTTTTATAATGAATTTCCCTTTAAAGCCTTTAGTATTTTATCTGGTGTAACCGGTAAAGTTTTAATTCTAACTCCCACCGCATTATAAATAGCATTTAAAATAGCGGGGGTAATGATACTACAAGCCGGCTCACCAATTCCTTTAGCTCCATAAGGCCCTAATCCTCCACCTGATTCCAGAACAATGGTTTTCACTTCCGGGACATCAAGTGATGAGGGAATACGGTATTCGGCAAAAGAAAGAGTCTTGGGGAATCCTTTTTCTAATTCATAATTTTCGAATAGTGCGTATCCCATTCCATAGATGGAGCCACCTTCCATCTGTCCTTCCACAGCTGCCAGATTTAGTGCTTTACCAATATCATAACAGGTAACAATTTTGGTAACCTTGACCTGTCCGGTCTCTATGTCCACTGCTACCTCTGCCCCTTGGGAACCAAAAGTAAAATCGGGAAAGGTGGTACCTCTCATGTTGGATAAATCAGGAACAGTGGTAAAGGGGGCATTAAATTGAGCCTCACAAAATAGTTCTATCCCTGCTCCATCACAAGTTCTTATCACCTTACCCAAAGGAACATATTGGGAAGGATCATAAGTAACAATCACATTTTCCTCGATAATATCTAAATTATCCTGATTAACATTTAAAATCTCGGCTGCTTTTTTCAAAATTCTACTTCTAACTTCACGGGCTGCCTTCAGAGTAGCATTTCCAGACATATAACACTGCCTGGTCGCAGTAGTGGTTCCAGCCAGAGGAGTTAAAGCGGTATCACTATGATATATTCTTATCTTAGACATGGGAACACCCAGCTCTTCAGCAGCAATCTGACAGAGCAAAGAAATCTGGCCGCCACCCAAATCAGGTATACCGGATCTAATCAGGACACTGCCATCAGATTCCAGTTTTACATAGCTTCGGGAGGTATCATGCAGGAAGGTCATCCGACCATAGCTCATCAATCCAATGGCTAATCCTTGACCAATTTTGATATTTGCATCTTTACTTATCGCAGGTTTTCCCAGTGCCTCCCAGGCTTTTTCTGCCGCTTCAGGAAGGGCAACATGGGTATTAAAAACCTGACCGGTGGTAGAAAGAGCCTTCCCGGTAGTAAGACAATTTCTACGTCTGATTTCCAAAGGATCGATATTTAATTTATGAGCTAACTCATCCATGATACTTTCATAAGCAACATTAGGTTGTGGGGCTCCAAATCCTCTATTAGCACTGGTAAAAGTATTATTAGTTAAGACACAATTAGCTTTTACTTTAACATTAGGAATAACATAGGGACCAGCAGCATTAACTGTGGCATAGAGAGTAACCCAGGGACTTAAATAAGGATAACCTCCTGAATCGGAAATTAAATATGCTTCTAAAGCAACTAACTTGCCGTCTTTTTTTGCGCCAACCTTATAATGCATAACAAAAGGGTGTCTTTTACTATGACACATAAAAGTTTCATCACGGTTATAAACCAACCTTACCGGCTTTTTAGTATACCAGGTTAGCAGGGCTAAATAAGACTCCACAGTAATATCCTCTTTGCCACCAAATCCCCCACCCATCAGGGTACCTATATAACGGACTTTATTATGAGGTATACCTAAAACATCAGCAACATCTCTGAAGTGTTCTATAACCTGAGAACTTACCCGAAGACATAATACCCCATAATCATCTATCCAACCAATACCGGATTCTGGTTCCATAAAAGCATGGTCTTGAAAGGTAACCTTATAGGTATCTTCAATGATTACATCAGCCTCAGCAAAGCCTTTTTCAACATCTCCCTGCGCACAACCGAATTCTCCAATTATATTGCTATTATTCTCTCCCACCAGATAAGCATCTAGTTTCATAGCCTCTACCGGATCAAAAACTCCAGGTAATGGTTTATAATCTACCTTAATTAAATCTAAGGCCTGTTCTGCAATTTCCTCTGTTTCGGCAGCAACCAGAGCAACTGCTTCTCCCATAAATCTAACCTTTTTGTCTGCCAGCACACGATATAATCCTTCAAATCCTTTACCTACTTCGGTACTCTGACCAAATCTAGTAACGGTCTCATTATGAGGAACATCCTTAGCCGTTAAAACAGCGTGTACTCCTTCTAATTTTTTTGCCACAGTAGTATCAATCGAGATGATTTCTGCTGCCGGATATATGCTTCTCAGAACTTTACCATACAACATGCCCGGTAAAGAAAAATCATCAGCATATTTGAGACTGCCAGTTACTTTTGATCTGGCATCATAACGTGGAATTGGCTGACCAATTATCTTTAATTTAGACATAACATTCACCTTCTTCTTTTTCTTATTCTACCTCTTTCCCTTACTGGTGAGGATAGTGTAATTAATCAGTTAATCAATCTGTTAACTTCTTTGGTTAGAGGCACATTCTTTTATGGCCTTGATAATCTGGGTATAGCCTGTACATCTACAGATATTTCCTCTCATATAATCCCTGATCTCTGCTTCGGTAGGATCAGGATTTTCTTTCAAGAGTGCTATGGCAGTCAGGATCATGCCTGGTGTACAAAAACCACATTGTACTGCTGCATTTTTAAGAAAAGCTACCTGCATGGGGTGAAGTTCATTACCCTTAGCCAATCCTTCAATAGTAGTAATTTCTTTGCCATCAACTGTAGCAGCCAGAGTTAAACAGGCTAATACCGGTTCATTATTTAAAAAAACAGTACAGGCACCACATTCACCTATACCACAACCATACTTTGTTCCGGTGAGGTATAGTTCATCTTTTAAGAGATTAATCAATAGGTCATTGGATTGAACAGATACTTCTTTTTGTTGACCATTAATAGTAAATTGAATAGGAATCTTTTTCAAGGTATCACTCACCTCCATCTTGGGAATCAAACAGGTTTTCAGAATTTGTTCTTGCCCAGGCTAACTTTAAGGTATCAGAAAGCATCTCGCGAGACATAAGAATTCGGTACTCAGCAGTAGAACGAATATCACTAATGGGCTTGATCTCTGAGGTTACCGCCTGGGCTGCTTGAGCGATCAGCTCTTCGGTAATGATCTCGCCTGCTAAGAGCTTCTCAGTCTTGCTTGCTCGGACTGCAGTTGCTGCTACCGAACCAAATACTATTTTGCAACTCTCGCACTTTTGACCATTTCTCTGGAGGGAAACTGCGATATTGATTTTAGCCAGATCGGCCTTCACCCGGCTCTTCTTGAGAAAGGCACTGCCGGCATTGGACTTCACTTCCGGTACCTCGATTCGGGTAATTAATTCATCCGGTTTTAGAATAGTCTTGCCAGGTCCGGTAAAGAATTCTTCTAACAAGACAGTCCGCTTAGATTGTTTGCTCTCAATAATAACCTTGGCACCAAAGGCTATCAGCGGTGGGACCGTATCAGCTGCCGGAGAGGCATTCCCGATATTGCCGGCAACAGTCGCCATATTTCTAATAGCCGGAGCAGCAATGGACTGGATTCCCTCAGAAAGAGCAGTGTATTCTGTTCTTACCTTATCTTCTCTTAACAGGTAGGCAAGGGGAATGGTTGCTCCTATGGTCAGTCCCTGTATGGTATCGATAAAATTGAGCTCTGGTATATCCTTAATATTCATGAGATAATCAACATTCATAGCTATGGTCTTCATCTTAACTAACAGGTCAGTCCCTCCAGCTAAGACTTTAATATTTTTATCTTGATACCTGCTAAGTAAATCTAAAGCCTCAGTTAAAGTTTTGGGGGCTAGATATTCAAATTTATGGGCTAATATTCTGGTATTGAACTGCATTTAATCATCCCTCCTATCTCTCTTTTCTTGTAAAGCCTTCAACATAACCTCTGGTGTGATGGGAAGTTTGGTAAAGCGAATACCTACTGCATCATACACTGCATTGCCGAAAGAGGAGGCTACTGCACTTAAGGCTGCCTCTCCGATTCCCTTGGCCCCAAAAGGACCGGTGGGCTCATAGGTATGAGCATGGTCCACAATAATTTCATCTATATAGGGCATATCAGTGGCAAGAGGTATCTTAGAGTCGGTAAGCAGACCATTGCATCCTAATTTACCGGTCAGAGGATCATAGGGGATGGACTCTAATTTCCCCAAACCGATACCTAAGGTATAGGCTCCCAATATCTGACCTTTCCATAGTTCTGGATTAATAATAGTACCTGAATCACCAAACATCACCACTTTTGGTATGGCAATATCTCCTGTTTGGGTATTTACTTCTACCTCGGTAAAATAGGTAATAAAACAGGGGGGGCAATTTTTCTGTCTCAAGGTGGAGGTATAAGAGAAGGTAGCAACACTGTTGATACGGGCATGATCGGCAATTTGAGCAATAGTCTTATATTTCTCCGGTAAATCTTTAGGATAGATTATTCCCTGCCCTAATTTGTCACTAAGTGCTAAAACCAGGTTTTCCGGTCTATCTTCAAAAAGAGTAGCTGCATAGTCTAACAGCATTTCTTTTACTTTTTCGGCGACAAATTTAATGGCGGCACATCCACAATAAATACCTCTGGTAGCATGGGTATTGACATCGAAGACTGTGGTCCGGGTATCTACCCCATTGTCAATGCTGACCTTTTCAAAGGGTACTTTCAAAACCTCTGCGGCAACTTTGGCTCCGGCCTCCCAGGTGCCCCCTCCGTGATCCATCAGCGCAGTAATAACATCGACTGAGCCATCCTCGTTGATTTTCACTGTTGCCCCGGAATAGTCGATTACTTCCCCTGCCTTAGGGCCACCGGTACCTGAGGTATGAAATCCTCTGGCGACTCCGATACCTCGTCTGATAGGACCTTTTTGAGCATGCAATTCCTTTCTGCGCTCCCATTGAATCAGTTCGGCACCTTTGACCAGCATCTCCTCCACTCCGCAGCTTCTGATGATAGATCTGACAGTGGGTCCCTGCCCCCAGAATTCATCTCCTTTGCCCACATAGTTTTGCAGGCGGAATTGTATGGGATCGATTCCTAACTTCTCAGCCAGGATATCCATCATGTTCTCTACCGGGAAATTGACCTGAGGACTGCCGTAGCCACGTCTGGCACAGGCTGGACCTTTATTGCTATAGTAAGCCTTCCCTTCGTATTTTAGTCTCTTCCATTTATAAAGAGAGGCAAACCAGCCAGCTACACAACCCAGATAGGGATAAGCCTGAATATTGTGACCCCCGACCTCGAGCCACACCTGACAGTGGGCAGCAGTTAAGGTACCATCTTTCTTAGCTCCCACTTTAAGACGGGTTCTCAAAGGATAGCTGGAATGGTCATACATATCCTCTTCACGGGTGGTCACCAGTTTGACTGGCCGTCTGGCCTTTAAAGCGAGTGCCACACAGATGGGAGTAATGGAATTCATTTGAATGCTGGAGCCAAAGGAACCACCTAAGGTGGTACGTTTTACATTGATACGACTTAAGGGAATGGAAAAAATCTGTCCCAAAAGAATACGTACATTGTGAATACCCTGGGTAGTAGTCCAGAGGGTAAATCCTCCATTGGCTTCCGGCTGGCAGACTGCTGATTTCGTCTCCAATTGCATATGGTAGACTCTTTGAACTTCAAAGGTTTCCTCAGCAATAATATCAGCCTGTCTTAATCCTTCCTCAATATCGCCTACCTCAATGTTGCGTTCACAGGCCAGGTTACCGGTAATCTTTACCTTGTCATCACCCAAGTAGACCTGCTCGTAGATAGCAGGGGCAGCAGGTGCCATGGCATCATCTAGGGTGACCAGGGGCTCCCACTTTTCACCCCAGACTACCTTGATCTTCTTTAGGGCGGCAAAGGCCTTCTCTTCTGTCTCGGCAGCACAGGCAGCTATCGCCTCACCGACATGACGTACCTTGTCTTTGGGTAGAACGGTTCTATCACGATAGGTCTTAGCAGGGATACTGACAATCCGCTCATTGTAGAGGACCTCAGGTACATCCTGCGGTCCGATACAGATGGCGCCCATTTGCTCTGCTTCTGAATAATCTACCTCTTTAATCTCAGCATGGGCATAGGGACTACGCAGCACTACCGCATAGAGCTGACCGGGGATATTAATATCACAGGAATATTTTTCTTCTCCGGTTACCTTGCCGATATTCTTGATATCATAATCCTTGCCTAATATATCAAATTTATGTTCGATCTCATCTAACAATAAAAACACCTTCCTTTCTATAAAATTATTCGAGCATCAACTACCTGTACACCTTTTTCATAAACCAAGATAGGATTTAAATCAATTTCCTGAATTTCAGGATTTTCCATTACTAAAGTAGATAACCTAATTAAAACCTCTTTGATTGCGCTAAGATCTTTGGGAGGTTCTCCTCTTACTCCTTTTAAGATAGAATATCCCTTGATCTCAGAGATCATCTCCTCGGCATCCCTCTCTTTAATGGGAAGGATACGAAAGGAGATATCCTTTAATACCTCTACAAAGATGCCACCAAGTCCGAACATAATAACAGGGCCAAAATGGGGATCTTGCATCATTCCAATAATTACCTCTGTGGATGCCGGACACATCTGGTAGGTGATTATTCCATTTATCTGTGCCTTATTATTATATTCTTTTACCTTAGATAGAATATCCTGATAAGCTTTACGGGCATGTTCTTCATCCGGTATGCCAATTTTCACCCCTCCTGCCTCGGACTTATGAATGATATCGGGAGAGACAATCTTCATAACTACCGGATAGCCAAGGAATTCATTTATTTCTTTAATATCCTGTTCACTTTTTATTAATCTAAAGGCAGGTACAGTGATACCGTATTCCTCTAATAGTTCTTTTGCTTCTGTTTCCAGCAGAGGCCTGTGCTCGCCTTTAGCTTTTTCAATAAGTCTGTGCATTATTGCTCCTTTAATTTATTATCAACATTTAAGTTCAGCTAATTAATTTTATTCTCATTATCCAATTTTTTCAACTTCATTGTATATTGGTAGATTTTTTGAATTACTTTAGCACATCTTTCTCCAGTATTATAATTAGGAATACCATAATGTTCTAATATTGCAATCGCTTCTTTAACTAATCTCCCAGCCATAAAATTAGCAAAAATAGGAATTTTAATTTCTTCTTTTATTTTTCCCAATGCAGTGGCAATAACAGTAGAATCCATGAAAGAGGTAGGCACAAATATAGCAATAATGGCATCATATTCTGGGGCAATTTTTTTACTTACTTGGCAAAAATTATCAGCTTCACCATAGGCAAGCAGATCAAAGGGATTACCTAAGGAGACATGGGGAGGAAGAATCTTTTTCAGGTTGTTTCTCAAAACTGCTGATGGCTCAGTAACAATTAAACCTAATTCTTCCAGTTTATCAACTGCTAATACTGCCGGACCTCCGGAATTAGTAATAATTCCAATTCTATTGCCTTCGATTTTCGTATAGTAATTTAATGCTCGGCACAGATCAAACATTTCCTCGACACCTTCTACTCGTAAAATGCCAGCCTGGTGAAAGGCGGTTTCATAAATTTGGTCTTCCCCAGCTAAGGAGCCGGTATGAGAAGAGGTGGCTCGCATGCCAGCCTTACTTCTTCCAGCTTTAATGGCAACTATCGGTTTTGTAGAAACAGTTTTACCAACCTGGTATAAAAATTCTCTGCCCTTAATTAATCCTTCCATATATAGAGCAATAACTTTGGTCTGA
This genomic interval from Atribacterota bacterium contains the following:
- a CDS encoding CoA-binding protein gives rise to the protein MKNIFYPSSVAVFASMKEGKTGYEIVKNMVEGGFEGAIYPISPGSTGEIFQVKIYSDYRDLEIDLAIIAIPGQYIPPLLEDLGKKGTKRIVVISAGFSEVGNIAEEKKIKRIAEKYKMRIIGPNCAGIMNTENNFFASIEVRALPGHTAFITQSGALGGAVLMMAEELNFGFSKFVSFGNRCDVDEIDLIAYFKNDPQTKVIALYMEGLIKGREFLYQVGKTVSTKPIVAIKAGRSKAGMRATSSHTGSLAGEDQIYETAFHQAGILRVEGVEEMFDLCRALNYYTKIEGNRIGIITNSGGPAVLAVDKLEELGLIVTEPSAVLRNNLKKILPPHVSLGNPFDLLAYGEADNFCQVSKKIAPEYDAIIAIFVPTSFMDSTVIATALGKIKEEIKIPIFANFMAGRLVKEAIAILEHYGIPNYNTGERCAKVIQKIYQYTMKLKKLDNENKIN